The Eremothecium cymbalariae DBVPG#7215 chromosome 8, complete sequence genome has a window encoding:
- a CDS encoding 60S ribosomal protein eL33 (similar to Ashbya gossypii ACR120C 1-intron), which translates to MAESHRLYVKGKHLSYQRSKSVNNPNVSLIKIEGVANPEDAKFYLGKRVAYVYRCSKEVRGSKIRVIWGKIARTHGNSGVVRAKFRSNLPAKTFGASVRIFLYPSNI; encoded by the exons ATGGCTGAATCTCATAGAT TGTACGTCAAGGGTAAGCACTTGTCCTATCAAAGATCCAAAAGTGTTAACAACCCAAATGTGTCTTTGATCAAGATCGAGGGTGTTGCCAACCCAGAAGATGCCAAGTTCTATCTAGGTAAGAGGGTCGCTTACGTCTACAGATGCTCCAAGGAGGTTAGAGGCTCCAAGATTAGAGTTATTTGGGGAAAGATCGCCAGAACTCACGGTAACTCTGGTGTTGTCAGAGCCAAGTTCAGATCCAACTTGCCAGCCAAGACTTTTGGTGCTTCTGTTAGAATTTTCTTGTACCCATCTAACATCTAA
- the NUP2 gene encoding nucleoporin NUP2 (similar to Ashbya gossypii ABR034W), translating to MAKRIAGSQITRETFVEDNDTSDECAVSGPSIASESTMRTRKIAMPKRKMGPNGTEGSFGNAFAFAKKPVAEGVGEFSVIGEARAVEGVDGGGDKHAKLQALNLKFQEKISQAVRSDPFVNLTPVLEKYQSYMSGLRGPVGTDDGGVGSAMQGTSGSRSMGQDDGGEGSAGDGMGPISVNSDSHSGSEDEKEDDIRVQGPKFVVSSGSTAKDSVFSFGSKKRDRRDSDSESDIEIKGPSFTFSGTVSSDVFKLKGEQETAEESKDGQSDPVSKSFVFKTSNNGTTSDGQQQPVAAVASPGSPESPAPSESPAPPATATLPIFGISSSSTAAGNTQSNTQTKMGMFGQGSTSKPSFSFGIPAAKALTTADTEKGQEAPQPIFNFGSSTDKQPENTNQGFTFNLPAAKGENTKASFTFGSTAPAAASNATTTISNNSNVPSFSFGASNNGSDNNKQETNKASFNFGKTVSSAAPSFNFGPKSDNSFQPSNNFKFSLPFAQNSIAFGNADKSNTQLEHSKNTSEVSAQVVEQADEKMNLENGEENENALFSERAKLMIFDNETKSYKSRGLGELKVLQKQDNKSKVRILCRSDGMGHILLNTSIVKSFKYEPLDADNDNLVKCPVVTDGKLETFVIRVKQKADGRRLANIIAEVQETM from the coding sequence ATGGCGAAGAGGATTGCGGGATCACAGATTACCAGGGAAACATTTGTGGAGGATAATGATACATCAGATGAATGTGCAGTTAGTGGGCCAAGCATCGCTTCAGAATCAACCATGCGCACGAGGAAAATCGCGATGCCCAAGAGGAAGATGGGGCCTAATGGTACGGAGGGTAGTTTTGGGAATGCATTTGCGTTTGCGAAGAAGCCTGTGGCGGAAGGGGTAGGGGAGTTTTCGGTAATTGGAGAGGCAAGGGCGGTAGAAGGAGttgatggtggtggtgataaACATGCCAAGCTTCAGGCGTTGAATTTAAAGTTTCAGGAGAAGATTTCGCAGGCGGTGAGGTCAGATCCGTTTGTGAATCTGACGCCCGTGTTGGAGAAGTATCAGAGTTATATGTCTGGGCTGAGGGGGCCAGTGGGGACGGATGATGGGGGGGTTGGTTCGGCTATGCAGGGTACAAGTGGGAGCCGGTCGATGGGCCAAGACGATGGTGGTGAGGGGTCTGCGGGAGATGGAATGGGGCCGATTTCTGTTAATTCAGACAGCCACTCTGGTAGCGAGGACGAGAAGGAGGATGATATTAGGGTTCAGGGTCCGAAGTTTGTTGTTAGTTCTGGGTCTACCGCTAAAGATTCCgtgttttcttttggttCCAAGAAGAGGGATCGCAGGGACAGCGACAGCGAGAGCGATATTGAGATAAAGGGGCCCAGTTTTACGTTCAGTGGCACTGTGTCTAGTGATGTATTTAAGCTGAAGGGGGAACAGGAGACAGCGGAAGAATCTAAAGATGGCCAGTCTGACCCTGTTTCGAAGTCTTTTGTATTCAAGACTTCCAATAATGGCACGACTTCCGACGGCCAGCAGCAACCGGTAGCAGCGGTGGCATCGCCAGGATCACCAGAATCGCCAGCACCATCAGAATCGCCAGCACCACCAGCGACGGCGACACTGCctatatttggaatatcatCTTCGTCAACAGCGGCTGGTAACACACAGAGTAATACTCAAACAAAGATGGGCATGTTTGGTCAAGGCTCAACTTCAAAACCAAGTTTCAGTTTTGGTATACCGGCGGCAAAAGCATTGACAACAGCAGACACTGAGAAAGGCCAAGAAGCTCCACAGCCGATTTTTAATTTCGGCTCATCAACAGACAAACAGCCAGAGAATACCAACCAAGGGTTTACTTTTAACCTTCCAGCAGCCAAAGGTGAGAATACTAAAGCCAGCTTTACATTCGGCAGTACTGccccagcagcagcatcaaaTGCGACAACTacaatttcaaataattcaaatgTACCTAGCTTTTCATTTGGTGCTTCCAACAACGGTTCAGATAACAATAAACAAGAAACTAATAAGGCTTCCTTTAACTTTGGCAAAACGGTCTCATCTGCTGCACCATCCTTTAATTTTGGTCCGAAGTCAGATAACTCCTTTCAACCAtccaataattttaaattctCGTTGCCATTTGCACAGAATTCTATTGCATTCGGTAACGCTGACAAGAGTAACACACAGCTAGAACATTCGAAGAATACAAGTGAAGTAAGTGCGCAGGTAGTAGAGCAAGCAGATGAAAAGATGAACCTTGAAAACGGCGAGGAAAATGAGAATGCGTTGTTTTCCGAAAGAGCCAAGCTAAtgatttttgataatgAGACGAAAAGTTATAAATCACGAGGACTCGGGGAACTTAAGGTGTTGCAGAAACAGGATAATAAGTCTAAGGTCAGAATTTTGTGTAGATCCGATGGAATGGGTCATATTTTACTAAACACCAGTATTGTCAAGAGCTTCAAATATGAACCTCTAGATGCAGATAATGACAATCTAGTGAAATGTCCCGTAGTAACTGATGGGAAGTTGGAAACGTTTGTTATTAGAGTCAAACAAAAGGCAGATGGGCGTAGGTTGGCCAATATCATTGCAGAAGTCCAAGAAACTATGTAA
- the MSP1 gene encoding protein-degrading AAA family ATPase MSP1 (similar to Ashbya gossypii ABR036W) — protein sequence MARSIDLKTITDWSVLIGTGISLYYLLHKLLVEAEGGPLSNVSKESREKQSLTWKRLMESNPSLAGTHLNSYEQNALSSVVTPQDIDVTFSDIGGLENIIDELTESVIYPLTTPELYTQNSLLEAPTGVLLYGPPGCGKTMIAKALAHESGANFLSIRMSSIMDKWYGESNKIVDAIFSLANKIQPCIIFIDEIDSFLRERASSDHEVTAMLKAEFMTLWDGLTSNGRIIVMGATNRLADIDSAFLRRLSKRFSVPLPNEAQRRKILTVILDKVNVDPEDFDLEYIIQATRGLSGSDLKELCRDAALNAAREYIRQKRQMSSLPSEESQEPELKMRSLQTKDFLKNLKLDASQPYISSAMLD from the coding sequence ATGGCTCGTAGCATTGATTTGAAGACTATTACCGACTGGTCGGTGCTGATAGGAACTGGAATTTCGCTATATTACCTACTTCACAAATTACTAGTGGAAGCGGAGGGAGGACCACTATCAAACGTTTCGAAAGAATCCCGTGAAAAGCAGTCATTGACATGGAAAAGACTGATGGAAAGTAATCCTTCACTTGCAGGGACGCATCTAAATTCATATGAACAAAACGCTCTAAGTTCAGTTGTTACTCCACAGGATATAGATGTGACGTTTTCTGACATTGGTGGATTAGagaatattattgatgagcTTACAGAAAGCGTGATTTATCCATTAACTACACCTGAGCTATACACCCAGAATTCATTACTGGAGGCACCAACAGGGGTGTTATTATACGGTCCTCCAGGGTGCGGCAAGACCATGATTGCGAAAGCGCTGGCCCATGAGAGTGGGGCCAACTTTTTATCTATAAGAATGTCTTCGATTATGGATAAATGGTACGGTGAGTCCAATAAAATTGTCGATGCTATATTTTCGTTGGCAAATAAAATCCAGCCttgtattatatttatCGATGAGATTGATTCATTTTTGAGGGAGAGAGCTTCTTCGGACCATGAAGTGACTGCTATGTTGAAGGCTGAATTCATGACACTATGGGATGGTTTAACATCGAACGGTAGAATAATCGTCATGGGAGCAACTAATAGACTTGCTGACATCGATAGTGCATTTTTAAGAAGGTTGTCCAAGAGATTTTCAGTCCCATTGCCCAATGAAGCGCAACGCAGAAAAATTCTTACTGTTATTTTGGATAAAGTCAACGTTGACCCTGAGGATTTTGACTTAGAGTATATTATCCAAGCTACCCGTGGACTATCGGGCTCTGATTTAAAAGAACTGTGCAGGGATGCTGCTTTGAATGCAGCTCGTGAGTATATAAGGCAAAAAAGACAGATGTCTTCCCTACCATCAGAAGAGAGCCAGGAACCTGAGTTGAAAATGAGGTCATTACAGACTAAGGACTTcttgaagaacttgaaatTAGATGCCTCACAGCCGTATATCAGCTCTGCTATGCTGGATTAA
- the ERV1 gene encoding flavin-linked sulfhydryl oxidase (similar to Ashbya gossypii ABR037W 1-intron) — MSEARGNNGPHSADVGPSGRKIIYDKDGKPCRSCNTLLDFQFVSKTVSPTPQSEKGNIEGSKVYKKVDPPDVEQLGRSSWTLLHTVAATYPEVPSDHQKKEMNQFMNIFSHVYPCSWCGKDFEDYIRNNAPKVDSREELGKWLCDAHNEVNEKLGKEKFNCDLWKKRWVDGWN, encoded by the exons ATGTCTGAAGCTCGTGGTAATAATGGGCCGCATTCAGCTGATGTAGGTCCATCGGGAAGGAAGATAATTTATGATAAGGATGGGAAACC CTGTCGCTCGTGTAACACGTTGTTAGACTTCCAGTTTGTATCGAAGACAGTATCACCAACCCCGCAGTCGGAGAAGGGCAATATTGAGGGCTCTAAGGTGTATAAGAAGGTTGATCCACCTGATGTCGAACAACTTGGACGGTCGTCGTGGACGCTATTACATACAGTAGCGGCCACGTATCCAGAAGTACCCAGtgatcatcaaaaaaaggaGATGAATCAGTtcatgaatatattttcacATGTATATCCTTGCTCTTGGTGTGGTAAGGACTTTGAAGACTACATTAGAAATAATGCACCTAAAGTTGACTCTAGGGAAGAACTAGGGAAATGGTTATGTGACGCCCATAATGAAGTCAACGAGAAGCTTGGTAAGGAGAAGTTTAATTGCGATCTTTGGAAGAAGAGATGGGTAGATGGCtggaattaa
- a CDS encoding uncharacterized protein (similar to Ashbya gossypii ABR038C) — MPVPPPPPPPPPPAAMSGGSAVSSSPQPIMAGRDALLNDIRHGKKLKKAQTNDRSAPIIGGSQGSSSGAPQLPTGSAPSIPGSASSGQAPLGPQLGDILAGMVPKLRPRRDQNVSESSYTDSTSLDHGSMSPVLDFGAPAVPKGASSPVPITPSIPSTRPPRHHRRPSIAGQVPPLPGGMPTSGPPPPPPPCPPPTNHPEGIEHTFPSHPPVPISNAPPIPPSIAPPTPNLRSFTAPPPPPPPGPPPPPAPALGAPPPPAPPGPPPPPAPALGAPPPPPPPGPPPPPAPALGAPPVPSSMQPPALSDQTTSAPSSGGSLPFLAEIQKKRDDRFVVSADSGYSTVPGPASDGSIEDKQHMVTSTPTGSVRNEQSFLGEIESRARNHQHKSHISNSNTSPLPSKQTSLASSFRPKPPSAVAPPLPNVGAPKLPHPEHHKVYEPVVPNSQAPAAPPATPPAPSVFTLSHLRPSPSRSPSMPQASSPMGLPFLSEIQSKRDDRHVIEKGSNYNTTNSSDDFITPVTSTRAITPQMPGTTAPQLPQSLPPQEFHSGPALSHPQPRRHSMNKGPPPPPPAAAPSVTSGPLEIPPVSSSSRKHRIFSSAGDEAAASQGLTRHTSVREASVDTYTISGRTANGGISVGQHRINIDDSRFKFVNSNDLPKPRVFQGKQKLYPSGRGSSVPLDLSLYS, encoded by the coding sequence ATGCCAGTACCACCGCCGCCACCACCTCCTCCCCCACCTGCAGCCATGAGTGGGGGTTCAGCTGTTTCAAGCTCTCCACAGCCAATCATGGCAGGCAGAGATGCGCTATTAAACGATATTAGACACGGTAAAAAGTTAAAGAAAGCTCAGACGAATGATAGAAGTGCTCCAATTATCGGGGGTAGTCAAGGCTCATCATCTGGAGCTCCTCAGTTGCCTACTGGTAGTGCACCTTCGATACCAGGATCTGCATCATCAGGCCAAGCTCCTTTGGGTCCTCAATTGGGAGATATTCTAGCAGGAATGGTGCCTAAATTGAGACCTCGCCGCGATCAGAATGTTTCTGAATCTTCCTATACAGATTCTACTTCTTTAGATCATGGGTCGATGTCTCCTGTTCTAGATTTTGGGGCGCCAGCTGTTCCAAAAGGTGCGTCAAGCCCCGTTCCCATAACGCCATCTATTCCAAGTACAAGGCCACCGCGCCATCATAGGAGACCAAGCATTGCTGGACAGGTTCCTCCACTTCCTGGTGGTATGCCTACCTCAGGACCACCACCTCCTCCACCTCCATGTCCACCACCTACCAACCATCCTGAAGGTATCGAACATACATTTCCTAGTCATCCTCCAGTACCAATATCTAATGCTCCTCCGATTCCTCCATCCATAGCACCTCCTACTCCTAATTTACGGTCTTTTACTGCTCCACCTCCACCTCCTCCGCCTGGCCCTCCGCCTCCACCTGCTCCTGCATTAGGTGCTCCACCTCCACCTGCTCCGCCTGGCCCTCCGCCTCCACCTGCTCCTGCATTAGGTGCTCCACCTCCACCTCCTCCGCCTGGCCCTCCGCCTCCACCTGCTCCTGCATTAGGTGCTCCTCCAGTACCATCGTCTATGCAACCACCAGCTTTATCTGATCAAACAACTAGTGCACCTTCATCAGGAGGATCGTTACCTTTTTTGGCAGAAATTCAGAAAAAGAGAGACGATCGGTTTGTGGTCAGCGCAGACTCAGGTTATAGCACGGTTCCTGGGCCAGCCTCTGATGGATCAATCGAGGACAAACAGCATATGGTGACCTCAACGCCTACTGGATCAGTGCGAAATGAACAATCATTTTTGGGCGAGATTGAGTCAAGAGCCAGAAATCATCAACACAAGTCacatatttcaaattcaaataCTAGCCCTCTTCCATCCAAGCAGACGTCACTAGCTTCAAGTTTCCGTCCAAAGCCGCCATCAGCAGTAGCTCCACCTCTTCCTAATGTAGGTGCTCCTAAACTCCCCCATCCGGAGCATCACAAAGTTTATGAACCTGTCGTACCTAATTCACAAGCCCCGGCTGCTCCCCCGGCTACCCCTCCAGCACCCTCAGTATTTACGTTATCTCACTTGCGGCCATCTCCTTCAAGAAGTCCTTCTATGCCACAGGCCAGCTCACCTATGGGTTTACCATTTCTATCTGAAATTCAGAGCAAAAGGGACGATAGGCATGTCATAGAAAAAGGATCAAACTATAATACGACAAACTCCAGTGACGACTTCATTACGCCTGTCACCTCCACACGTGCAATAACACCTCAAATGCCGGGCACTACAGCACCGCAACTTCCTCAATCATTGCCTCCACAAGAATTTCATTCTGGACCTGCGCTGTCACATCCGCAACCAAGAAGGCATTCGATGAATAAAGGCCCTCCACCTCCacctcctgctgctgctccttCTGTGACCTCAGGACCGTTAGAGATACCTCCTGTTTCTTCAAGCTCGCGTAAACATCGTATATTCTCTTCTGCCGGCGATGAAGCTGCTGCGTCTCAAGGTCTAACTCGTCATACCAGTGTACGTGAGGCAAGCGTAGATACTTATACGATAAGCGGAAGAACTGCCAACGGTGGAATATCTGTTGGCCAACATCGCATCAACATTGATGACTCTCGGTTCAAATTTGTAAACTCCAACGACCTTCCAAAGCCCAGAGTTTTCCAAGGCAAACAAAAGCTTTATCCTAGTGGCAGAGGTAGTAGCGTACCATTAGACCTAAGTCTATACTcataa
- the APM1 gene encoding Apm1p (similar to Ashbya gossypii ADL017C) — protein MSSGIYFCDAKGKLLLSRRYKDDIPISAIEQFPYLLIEKEQESNVIPPCFSHNGVQYLFIQHNDLYILTLTRSMYANVAQVFSFLHTLVDVLQEYMKVVEEESIKDNFVIIYELLDEVMDSGIPQITDTKMLRQYITQKSFKLIRSAKKKKNVVRPPSSLTTAVSWRPEGIKYKKNEAFLDVIESINMMMTQQGQVLRSEILGKVKVRSRLSGMPDLKLGLNDKGIFTQSNEEEEDEPSSQPSITRKKSNIELEDLKFHQCVRLSKFENEKIITFIPPDGDFELMSYRLSTPIKPLIWCDAKIQVHSRSRVEVHCRAKAQIKAKSTANNVEILIPVPNDADSPKFRYSHGSIKWVPEKNAILWKIKSFPGGKDYSMAAEMGLPSVNDIADYNFKRPVQIKFQIPYFTTSGIQVRYLKINEPKLQYNSYPWVRYITQSGEDYIIRM, from the coding sequence ATGTCTTCGGGTATTTACTTCTGTGATGCGAAGGGGAAACTGCTTCTTTCTAGACGTTATAAAGATGACATTCCTATAAGTGCCATTGAACAATTCCCATATTTGTTGATTGAAAAGGAGCAGGAGTCGAATGTGATACCACCTTGTTTCAGTCATAATGGGGTGCAGTATCTATTCATTCAACACAACgatttgtatattttaacGTTGACAAGGTCCATGTATGCAAATGTGGCCCAGGTGTTTTCCTTCTTGCATACGCTGGTGGATGTTTTACAAGAATACATgaaagttgttgaagaagaatctATCAAGGACAACTTTGTAATTATATATGAATTGTTGGATGAGGTGATGGACTCCGGGATACCTCAAATTACAGATACCAAAATGTTGAGGCAGTACATTACGCAAAAGTCGTTCAAGTTAATCCGTTCtgccaagaagaagaaaaacgTTGTGAGACCCCCATCTTCGCTAACAACGGCTGTTAGTTGGAGACCTGAGGGGATTAAGTATAAGAAGAACGAGGCGTTTTTAGATGTTATTGAATCCATTaacatgatgatgacaCAGCAGGGACAGGTGTTGAGATCGGAGATTCTGGGTAAAGTGAAGGTGAGATCGCGTCTTTCTGGTATGCCAGACCTGAAATTGGGTTTAAATGATAAAGGAATATTTACGCAATCAAacgaggaagaagaggacGAGCCTAGTAGCCAGCCATCTATTACCAGAAAGAAGTCAAATATAGAATTGGAAGACCTGAAATTCCACCAATGTGTGAGGTTGAgcaaatttgaaaatgaaaaaatcATCACGTTCATCCCACCTGATGGTGACTTTGAATTGATGAGCTACAGATTGTCAACTCCAATTAAACCGTTGATTTGGTGTGATGCCAAAATTCAAGTTCACTCGAGGTCTAGAGTTGAAGTTCATTGCAGAGCCAAGGCACAAATCAAGGCCAAATCCACCGCAAACAATGTTGAGATTTTAATCCCAGTCCCCAACGATGCAGACTCTCCTAAATTCAGGTACTCCCATGGGTCTATCAAATGGGTCCCGGAGAAAAATGCTATCCTTTGGAAGATAAAATCTTTCCCTGGGGGCAAAGATTATTCGATGGCTGCGGAAATGGGATTGCCCTCCGTAAACGATATTGCTGACTATAACTTCAAGAGGCCGGTCCAGATTAAGTTCCAAATCCCATACTTTACAACTTCAGGTATCCAAGTCCGCTATTTAAAAATCAACGAACCAAAGCTGCAGTATAACAGCTACCCATGGGTTCGTTACATTACACAGAGCGGTGAGGACTACATAATAAGAATGTGA
- the DOT5 gene encoding thioredoxin peroxidase DOT5 (similar to Ashbya gossypii ADL018W), protein MATELRRSTRLATRKANEKPEFEEIRFSQKKIKTSSGVSGVKKKSNNGGSVGVLKADSVLKSEKVGGPKELEVGDNVPEIALKNQDDKEVNLKDVAKKNKIVLIFAYPKANTPGCTRQACGFRDNYEELQKHAVIFGISSDSVKSQKAFQSKQHLPFDLLSDPDRELIGMLGAKKTAQAGVIRSHWIFCNGKLKYKRVKVSPETSISEGLEEVLGLIKKKVSSK, encoded by the coding sequence ATGGCTACGGAACTACGTCGGTCTACAAGGTTAGCTACAAGGAAGGCTAATGAAAAGCCAGAGTTTGAGGAGATTCGATTTTCTCAGAAGAAAATTAAGACGTCGAGTGGGGTGTCGGGGGTCAAGAAGAAGAGTAATAATGGTGGATCTGTAGGGGTTTTGAAGGCAGATAGTGTACTCAAAAGCGAGAAGGTGGGCGGACCGAAGGAGTTAGAAGTAGGAGACAATGTTCCAGAGATTGCTCTCAAGAACCAGGATGACAAGGAGGTTAACTTGAAGGATGTtgcaaaaaaaaataagatTGTTCTTATATTTGCGTATCCTAAGGCGAATACACCTGGATGCACTCGTCAGGCTTGTGGGTTCCGTGACAATTATGAGGAGTTGCAGAAACATGCAGTCATTTTCGGGATTAGTTCAGATTCTGTCAAGTCACAAAAGGCTTTTCAAAGTAAGCAGCATTTGCCCTTTGATTTACTGTCAGACCCTGACAGGGAGCTGATTGGGATGCTGGGTGCTAAGAAAACGGCCCAGGCAGGAGTCATTAGATCGCATTGGATTTTCTGTAATGGAAAGTTAAAATACAAGAGGGTGAAAGTTTCACCAGAGACTAGTATTTCTGAGGGTCTTGAGGAAGTTCTCGGgttaattaaaaaaaaggtTTCTTCTAAATAG
- the CUB1 gene encoding Cub1p (similar to Ashbya gossypii ADL019W), whose product MSSANQGEQGIPKEEEDILSYFLELRNYLSRLKQNRNQFLTSKDVVMTYQEVLTKVRELDKIRKTTHESSPNLGPETTLIHSVDLHNRVDSVIDDVFQLLSLCFLTVGLKNSAPATYASLSTVQSLLDHLNESNVYTHNDLKPIKERLDEISEIVEKNSYWNIPTDGGDGNAFADDLEDKRKENNIEENLLLRAKLEYCLKGYNQIEAKLEAIPEDLQPFMERLFQIRRGLLSLAASAKSRVEQEEQDENDDELCILSHEKINERLKALETELADVRSHRNESGKFVSVNDPNDVPEKGQFVLNGLLDDCHDLIRDLSHQTSAGLDLDPHIQPIYDDLVSIKTILENLLVTRRWTLRETDLFTYQKKLAELDSLRVNGKFPSESSDSKGQAILLYLLRRCYAIIYKLLESSEPVSESLERIHNQLSTVRHCLLELKRMGGVDNERELYPYQMKLASLDNMRVDGKFYDPDGNIPEGQGTLNALLAECFDILHEMKIEAEVREEAAQSNEAGEKPPNNINNQTIQMTKDGTNRDVAEVRPNIRYLDVYNPNREDDGIYDDVYTHYSDHSYEEDETTNLDD is encoded by the coding sequence ATGTCAAGTGCTAATCAGGGAGAGCAGGGAATACCtaaggaggaggaggataTCCTTAGCTATTTTCTGGAGCTGCGGAATTACCTCTCGAGATTAAAGCAAAATCGAAACCAGTTTTTGACTTCGAAGGATGTGGTGATGACATACCAAGAAGTTTTGACGAAGGTTCGTGAATTAGATAAAATCCGCAAAACAACACATGAATCGAGCCCAAATTTGGGGCCTGAGACGACTTTAATTCATTCTGTAGATTTGCACAACCGGGTAGACAGtgttattgatgatgtgTTCCAGTTGTTGTCGTTGTGTTTTCTTACGGTTGGGTTGAAGAACAGTGCGCCGGCGACTTATGCTTCACTAAGTACTGTTCAGAGTTTACTTGATCATTTGAATGAGTCGAATGTGTACACTCACAATGACTTGAAACCGATCAAAGAGAGGTTGGATGAAATTAGCGAGATTGTTGAGAAAAATAGCTATTGGAATATACCAACAGATGGTGGAGACGGCAACGCTTTTGCGGATGACTTAGAAGATAAAAGGAAGGAGAATAATATCGAGGAAAATTTATTACTCAGAGCAAAATTAGAGTATTGCTTAAAGGGATATAACCAGATCGAGGCAAAGCTGGAGGCAATTCCTGAGGATTTACAGCCTTTTATGGAGCGTTTGTTCCAAATAAGGCGGGGGTTGCTTTCCTTAGCAGCATCTGCGAAATCTCGTGTGGAACAAGAAGAGCAAGATGAAAACGACGATGAACTGTGTATTTTGTCTCATGAAAAGATTAATGAGAGACTAAAGGCTCTTGAAACCGAGTTGGCAGATGTGCGATCACATAGAAATGAGTCCGGAAAGTTTGTTTCCGTAAATGACCCTAACGACGTCCCGGAAAAAGGTCAGTTTGTACTCAATGGTCTTTTGGATGATTGCCATGATCTAATTAGAGACCTTTCTCATCAAACAAGTGCAGGACTTGATCTTGATCCACATATCCAACCCATTTACGATGATCTAGTTTCTATTAAAACAATATTAGAGAATCTCCTTGTGACAAGAAGATGGACGCTTAGAGAAACTGACTTGTTTACCTACCAGAAGAAACTAGCGGAACTCGATAGTTTACGAGTGAATGGAAAGTTCCCGTCGGAATCCAGCGACTCCAAGGGCCAAGCGATCTTGCTTTATTTACTTCGCCGCTGCTATGCCATTATCTATAAATTGTTAGAGTCAAGTGAGCCTGTTTCCGAATCCTTGGAAAGGATTCATAACCAATTGTCCACGGTTCGCCATTGTCTCCTAGAACTAAAGAGGATGGGAGGCGTGGACAACGAAAGAGAACTATACCCATACCAGATGAAATTGGCCTCGCTAGATAATATGCGTGTTGATGGCAAATTCTACGATCCTGATGGCAATATACCCGAAGGCCAAGGTACATTGAACGCTCTGTTGGCAGAATGCTTTGACATTCTACATGAAATGAAGATCGAAGCTGAAGTTCGAGAAGAAGCTGCGCAATCAAATGAAGCTGGTGAAAAGCCTCCAAATAACATCAATAATCAAACTATTCAAATGACTAAGGATGGGACCAACAGAGACGTTGCCGAAGTCCGACCAAACATAAGATACCTAGATGTCTACAACCCCAACCGTGAAGATGATGGCATATACGACGATGTCTACACACATTACAGCGACCACAGCtatgaagaagacgaaACTACAAATCTAGATGATTGA